In Legionella sp. PATHC035, a genomic segment contains:
- a CDS encoding DNA polymerase III subunit chi: MPSIRVDFYLLTSDQNHARWLVACRLLEKAYAKGHKVYVLCNNKQDAELLDELLWTFKEDSFIPHNLQGEGPEPPPPIQIGYEREPRGFNDILLNLSSHVPDFYPKFKRIMEIVINAEADKEQSRTHYRDYRAKGCELHTHQIEVK; this comes from the coding sequence ATGCCATCCATTCGCGTTGATTTTTACTTATTAACGAGCGACCAGAACCATGCACGTTGGCTGGTTGCTTGTCGTCTTTTGGAAAAAGCTTATGCTAAAGGGCATAAAGTTTATGTCTTATGTAATAACAAGCAGGATGCTGAGTTATTGGATGAGCTGTTGTGGACTTTCAAAGAGGACAGTTTTATCCCACATAACCTCCAAGGTGAAGGACCTGAACCACCGCCCCCAATACAAATTGGTTATGAACGTGAACCAAGAGGTTTTAATGATATTTTATTGAATCTTTCGAGTCATGTTCCTGATTTTTACCCGAAATTTAAGCGCATTATGGAAATCGTGATTAACGCAGAAGCGGATAAAGAACAGAGTCGCACTCATTACAGGGACTATAGAGCGAAAGGTTGTGAATTACATACACATCAGATTGAAGTGAAATAG
- a CDS encoding DUF1840 domain-containing protein has protein sequence MLVTFHTDAYEDITYFADVAKSLLSLMGHSGTVPGAIKAENLPEALQKLQSGLGKENKIAEEDDDNEPKISLAKRAVPLISLLQAAIKKDKDVLWD, from the coding sequence ATGTTAGTGACGTTTCATACAGATGCTTACGAAGACATTACCTATTTTGCAGATGTAGCTAAAAGTCTGCTTTCTTTAATGGGGCATAGTGGTACGGTTCCAGGAGCGATTAAAGCAGAAAATCTTCCTGAGGCTTTGCAAAAGTTACAGTCTGGGCTTGGCAAAGAAAACAAAATTGCTGAGGAAGATGACGACAATGAACCCAAAATAAGCTTGGCAAAACGAGCTGTTCCCTTAATCAGTTTGCTGCAAGCTGCGATAAAAAAAGACAAAGATGTGCTTTGGGATTAG
- a CDS encoding leucyl aminopeptidase family protein, with protein MQAKLFYETQSDRAVPLYLMSQNQWEEGMSLFTPAEQNCLALHQFQGKLGDSCCIQNADGLIDKAYIGTGDGNQVQALANAALVLPPDTYQVQGRCTQEATMNWALAQYRFDAYKKQEIKPRILVVQPDDLNALLALTQAQFLVRDLINKPTNDLGPKELAEVVEQLAKTHKGQFKQWVGDELLDDNFPAIHAVGRASKSAPRLLSLTWGDEKNPRITLVGKGVCFDSGGLDIKSASGMRLMKKDMGGAAHVIGLAQWIMTRNLPVRLQMLVPAVENAIGPDAFRPGDVLTMRNGLTVEIHNTDAEGRLVLADALVKACEEQPELLIDFATLTGAARVSVGTEIAALFTNKDQLAAEVTAASYQVADPVWRLPLFAAYEELLRSNVADLANSSDHPYAGAIVAGLFLQRFVSKSIPWMHFDIMAWNLGSKPGKPEGGEAMGLRTVAEYLLRVYG; from the coding sequence ATGCAAGCAAAATTATTTTATGAGACTCAGAGTGATAGAGCGGTTCCTCTTTATTTGATGTCACAAAATCAATGGGAAGAAGGGATGAGCCTGTTTACACCTGCAGAACAAAATTGTCTTGCTTTGCATCAATTTCAAGGAAAATTGGGCGACTCCTGTTGTATCCAGAATGCAGATGGATTAATCGACAAAGCATATATTGGTACAGGAGATGGAAATCAGGTTCAGGCTTTAGCCAATGCAGCACTGGTACTCCCACCGGATACTTATCAAGTACAAGGAAGATGTACTCAGGAAGCAACAATGAATTGGGCTTTGGCACAATATCGTTTTGATGCTTATAAAAAACAAGAGATAAAACCTCGTATTTTAGTCGTTCAACCAGATGATTTGAATGCTCTTTTGGCTCTAACCCAAGCGCAATTTTTAGTGAGGGATTTGATAAATAAGCCGACTAATGATTTAGGCCCAAAAGAGTTAGCTGAAGTAGTAGAGCAATTAGCAAAAACACATAAAGGACAATTTAAACAATGGGTTGGCGATGAATTACTCGACGATAATTTTCCAGCAATCCATGCCGTTGGACGTGCTTCCAAATCAGCACCTCGCTTGTTGTCCTTAACGTGGGGGGATGAGAAAAACCCTCGTATTACACTGGTTGGAAAAGGAGTTTGTTTTGACAGTGGTGGGTTGGACATTAAATCCGCTTCGGGCATGCGTTTAATGAAAAAGGATATGGGAGGCGCAGCCCATGTAATCGGCCTTGCGCAATGGATTATGACTCGTAATTTACCCGTGCGCTTGCAAATGCTTGTACCTGCGGTAGAAAACGCGATAGGCCCCGATGCTTTTAGACCAGGTGATGTCTTAACCATGCGTAACGGCTTAACCGTAGAGATTCATAACACAGATGCAGAGGGACGTTTGGTATTAGCCGATGCTTTGGTCAAAGCATGCGAAGAGCAGCCTGAATTACTGATTGATTTTGCTACCTTAACAGGAGCTGCAAGGGTTTCCGTCGGTACCGAAATTGCAGCCTTATTTACCAATAAGGATCAATTGGCTGCCGAAGTCACTGCGGCATCATATCAAGTCGCTGATCCTGTCTGGAGATTACCTTTATTTGCTGCATACGAAGAGCTGCTTCGTTCGAATGTGGCTGACTTGGCTAACTCGAGTGATCATCCCTATGCTGGCGCTATTGTTGCTGGATTATTTCTGCAACGTTTCGTGTCCAAATCGATACCCTGGATGCATTTTGATATTATGGCTTGGAACTTAGGCAGTAAACCAGGTAAACCTGAAGGTGGTGAAGCGATGGGATTACGTACGGTTGCAGAGTATTTGTTACGTGTTTATGGATAG
- the murJ gene encoding murein biosynthesis integral membrane protein MurJ: protein MSATETEIMVPKRQSLLRSTTLVSVMTFISRIVGFIRDMVLANFFGAQAGMDAFFVAFRIPNFMRRLFAEGAFAQAFVPVLAEYQKTRSPNDVRVFIARIAGYLSSILSIFTVIGIFAAPVIIYLFAPGFSHDSSRAVLATEMLRITFPFLMLVSLTAMAGAVLNTYGYFAIPAFTPVLLNICMILAAVYLCPHLPIPVVGLAWGVLIAGIAQLLFQIPFLHQRNLLVKPQLVRNDEGVNKVLKLMIPALFGVSIAQLNLMVDSIFASFLKVGSVSWLYYTDRLTDFPLGVFGVAIATVILPHLSRRHAEQSISQFSSALDWGLRSILLIGVPAGLGLCFFALPLISSCFAYGKFTAYDVIQTQKSLITLGAGVPAFMMVKVLASGFYARQDISTPVKVGAISMVVNTLLCSVFVWHFAHAGLTLASALAGYVNCGTLLFLLIKRGAFKPSPGWLKYSMQLFLANAAISLYLILMSGTVSYWLGFSPVMRLGILAAHVAVAVVIYVVVLGLAGLRPAHFRGQVKE from the coding sequence ATGTCAGCAACAGAAACAGAAATTATGGTACCTAAACGCCAGAGCTTGCTACGCTCAACGACCTTGGTTTCAGTCATGACCTTCATTTCACGTATTGTCGGTTTTATACGAGATATGGTTCTTGCCAATTTTTTTGGTGCGCAAGCAGGGATGGATGCCTTTTTTGTGGCGTTTCGTATTCCTAATTTTATGCGCCGTCTTTTTGCAGAAGGAGCTTTTGCGCAAGCTTTTGTTCCTGTACTTGCTGAATATCAAAAAACACGCTCTCCGAATGATGTACGAGTTTTTATTGCGCGCATTGCCGGATATCTGAGTTCAATTCTAAGTATTTTTACTGTGATCGGAATATTCGCCGCACCGGTGATTATCTATTTATTTGCTCCTGGCTTTAGCCATGACAGCAGCCGTGCTGTATTGGCAACAGAAATGTTGCGTATTACTTTTCCATTCTTAATGTTGGTTTCGCTAACAGCCATGGCTGGAGCGGTATTAAATACCTACGGTTATTTTGCCATTCCAGCATTTACGCCAGTATTATTAAACATCTGTATGATTCTTGCTGCGGTTTATCTATGTCCTCATTTGCCAATACCCGTAGTAGGATTGGCTTGGGGAGTGCTGATTGCTGGTATTGCGCAATTGCTTTTTCAAATCCCTTTTTTGCATCAGCGCAATTTATTGGTAAAACCTCAATTAGTGAGAAATGATGAGGGGGTAAACAAAGTTCTAAAGCTCATGATCCCCGCTTTATTTGGTGTTTCAATTGCGCAACTTAATTTAATGGTCGACAGCATTTTTGCCTCCTTTTTAAAAGTTGGCAGTGTGTCCTGGTTGTATTACACCGATCGCCTGACTGATTTCCCACTAGGTGTTTTTGGCGTAGCGATTGCCACAGTGATTCTCCCACATTTATCTCGGAGGCATGCGGAGCAAAGTATCAGCCAGTTCTCAAGTGCGTTGGATTGGGGACTGCGTTCTATTTTACTTATAGGAGTGCCTGCAGGTCTGGGGTTGTGTTTCTTTGCTTTACCTCTGATCTCAAGTTGTTTTGCTTATGGTAAATTTACTGCTTATGATGTGATTCAGACACAAAAAAGTTTAATTACTCTTGGAGCCGGTGTCCCTGCTTTTATGATGGTAAAGGTTTTGGCTTCAGGGTTTTATGCACGACAAGATATCAGTACCCCAGTGAAGGTGGGGGCAATTTCGATGGTGGTTAATACGTTATTATGTTCTGTATTCGTTTGGCACTTCGCTCATGCGGGTTTGACTTTAGCTTCGGCATTAGCAGGTTATGTCAATTGCGGCACTTTATTATTCCTACTGATTAAACGTGGAGCGTTCAAACCTTCGCCTGGATGGTTAAAATACAGTATGCAATTATTCTTAGCCAATGCAGCCATTAGTCTCTATTTAATTTTAATGAGTGGAACAGTCAGTTATTGGCTTGGGTTTTCTCCAGTAATGCGTTTAGGCATACTAGCCGCTCATGTAGCTGTTGCTGTGGTAATATATGTTGTAGTGTTGGGATTAGCCGGACTCAGACCTGCTCATTTTCGTGGCCAAGTGAAGGAATAA
- the rpsT gene encoding 30S ribosomal protein S20, with product MANIKSAIKRARQNVKLRQHNASARSMFRTYIKNVIKAVESGDKEAAHAAYTKAQPVIDKAAGKGLIHKNKAARIKSRLVARVKSMAA from the coding sequence GTGGCAAATATTAAATCAGCGATCAAACGTGCTCGCCAAAACGTAAAATTACGTCAACACAACGCCAGTGCACGTTCTATGTTCCGCACTTACATTAAAAATGTGATTAAAGCTGTTGAATCAGGTGATAAAGAAGCCGCTCATGCTGCCTACACCAAAGCACAACCAGTTATTGATAAAGCAGCTGGTAAGGGTTTAATTCATAAGAATAAAGCTGCCCGTATTAAAAGTCGCTTAGTAGCTCGTGTTAAATCAATGGCTGCTTAA